One stretch of Bradyrhizobium canariense DNA includes these proteins:
- the rlmB gene encoding 23S rRNA (guanosine(2251)-2'-O)-methyltransferase RlmB, giving the protein MGDRDRKQQFRRGGGKPAEKRHESGRPAWRDRGMSADGPIILYGWHTVAAALANPQRTIRKLWLSENAARRLADENIDTRVTPEIVRPALIDQRLGPDAVHQGLLAEADPLPSPDIDELPQEGIVLVLDQITDPHNVGAILRSAAAFAVKAIVTTARHSPEATGVLAKSASGALELVPLVTVQNLARALTEMNDQGFMTVGLDSQGSEDLGAVTLRQPLALVLGAEGKGLRQLTRETCSVVARLDMPGEIKSLNVSNAAVLALYIGASRLGLMG; this is encoded by the coding sequence ATGGGTGATCGTGATCGAAAGCAGCAATTCCGCCGCGGCGGCGGCAAACCAGCGGAAAAGCGCCACGAATCGGGCCGTCCGGCCTGGCGCGACCGCGGTATGTCGGCCGACGGGCCGATTATCCTCTATGGCTGGCACACCGTGGCGGCGGCGCTTGCCAACCCGCAGCGGACGATTCGCAAGCTGTGGCTGTCTGAAAACGCCGCGCGGCGCCTGGCCGACGAGAATATCGACACCCGCGTGACGCCGGAGATCGTGCGGCCGGCGCTGATCGACCAGCGTCTCGGCCCCGACGCGGTGCATCAGGGCCTGCTGGCCGAGGCCGATCCCCTGCCCTCGCCTGACATCGATGAGCTGCCCCAGGAGGGCATCGTGCTGGTGCTCGACCAGATCACCGATCCGCACAATGTCGGTGCCATCCTGCGCTCGGCGGCGGCGTTCGCGGTTAAGGCCATCGTCACCACGGCGCGTCACAGCCCGGAGGCGACCGGCGTGCTGGCGAAATCCGCCTCAGGCGCGCTGGAGCTGGTGCCGCTGGTCACGGTGCAGAATCTTGCCCGCGCGCTGACTGAAATGAATGACCAGGGTTTCATGACGGTCGGCCTTGATAGCCAGGGTAGCGAGGATCTTGGCGCGGTGACCTTGCGGCAGCCTCTGGCGCTGGTCCTGGGCGCGGAAGGCAAGGGCTTGCGGCAATTGACGCGTGAGACCTGCAGCGTGGTGGCGCGGCTCGATATGCCCGGCGAAATCAAAAGCCTGAACGTCTCGAACGCCGCCGTGCTCGCGCTCTATATCGGCGCCAGCCGGCTCGGCCTGATGGGCTGA